In Gammaproteobacteria bacterium, a genomic segment contains:
- a CDS encoding DUF3450 domain-containing protein: MLSQQTRSGASSAIFFVAACMIAGTPGIASAQTAQRVVNEQQATDDAARRSQQKIDQLDDQTQKMLNEYRAAVRETQSLKQYNEQLAVQVQSQTDEVGSIQEQLEQIETTNREVYPMMQKMLATLDTFVELDAPFLPTERETRITELKDIMSRADVTTAEKYRRLLEAYSVEMEYGRTIESYQGPLPGDQGNKQVDFLRVGRIALMYQTLDGEETGYWDADAKSWIVDDDFHKSVTQGLRIAKKQAAPDLITIPVHAPQEVK, encoded by the coding sequence ATGCTCAGTCAACAAACACGAAGCGGAGCAAGCTCCGCAATTTTTTTCGTCGCCGCTTGCATGATTGCCGGAACGCCGGGGATTGCCAGTGCGCAAACGGCGCAGAGGGTCGTCAACGAGCAGCAAGCTACGGACGACGCGGCGCGTCGCTCGCAGCAAAAAATTGATCAGTTGGATGATCAGACTCAGAAGATGCTCAATGAGTACCGGGCTGCAGTGCGCGAAACGCAAAGCTTGAAACAATACAACGAACAGTTGGCCGTTCAGGTCCAGTCGCAGACCGACGAAGTCGGTTCGATTCAGGAGCAGCTCGAGCAGATTGAAACAACGAACCGCGAAGTCTATCCAATGATGCAGAAAATGCTCGCGACACTAGACACCTTCGTGGAACTCGACGCACCCTTCCTTCCGACTGAGCGAGAGACCCGGATCACCGAGCTCAAGGACATCATGTCCCGTGCCGATGTCACCACGGCCGAGAAATATCGACGTTTGCTTGAAGCATATTCGGTGGAAATGGAGTACGGCCGAACAATTGAGTCATATCAAGGTCCGCTTCCCGGCGACCAAGGCAACAAGCAGGTCGATTTCCTGCGTGTAGGTCGTATAGCGTTGATGTATCAGACGTTGGATGGTGAAGAGACGGGCTATTGGGATGCTGACGCCAAGTCTTGGATTGTCGACGACGATTTCCACAAATCAGTTACACAAGGTTTGCGTATTGCAAAGAAGCAGGCGGCGCCTGATCTGATCACAATTCCTGTCCACGCGCCGCAGGAGGTCAAGTAA